A stretch of the Veillonella parvula DSM 2008 genome encodes the following:
- the nusA gene encoding transcription termination factor NusA, which translates to MSQELIQAVMVLTKQKGFAPEVIFESLEAALLQAYRKEPTSNPDAYVVIDRETGVYKVMAKKQVVETVELPETEISLLDARKKDKRFEIGDVVEVDVTPANFGRSAAHTAKQMLIQRLKEAERSVVYEEYYSREGDIITGVITRVEGKNVFINLGKTEAILPPTEQIVTETYREGDRIKCYIVEVKKTTKGPQIMISRTHPGLLKRLFELEVPEIFEGVVELKSVAREPGMRSKIAVYSRDENIDPVGACVGPKGQRVQHIVDELHDEKIDIVKWDEDPAIYIANSLSPAKVVSVDVSEEEKSSYVVVPDYQLSLAIGKAGQNARLAAKLTNWKIDIKSETQAAEEPFTGFGNAEDGE; encoded by the coding sequence TCAAGCGGTAATGGTGCTTACAAAGCAAAAAGGTTTTGCTCCTGAGGTTATTTTTGAATCCTTAGAGGCTGCATTGTTGCAAGCATATCGCAAAGAACCAACATCTAACCCAGATGCGTACGTTGTGATTGACCGCGAAACAGGCGTTTATAAAGTAATGGCTAAAAAACAAGTTGTGGAAACTGTTGAATTACCTGAAACAGAAATCAGCTTATTGGACGCTCGCAAAAAAGATAAACGTTTTGAGATTGGTGATGTAGTAGAAGTAGATGTAACTCCTGCCAACTTTGGCCGTAGTGCTGCCCATACTGCTAAACAAATGCTCATTCAACGTTTAAAAGAGGCTGAGCGGAGTGTAGTATACGAAGAGTATTACAGCCGTGAAGGAGATATCATCACTGGCGTTATTACTCGCGTTGAAGGTAAAAATGTATTTATCAATCTTGGTAAAACGGAAGCGATTTTGCCTCCAACTGAGCAAATTGTTACAGAAACATACCGTGAAGGAGATCGTATTAAATGCTATATCGTAGAGGTTAAGAAAACTACGAAAGGCCCTCAAATTATGATTTCTCGCACACATCCAGGTTTATTGAAACGTCTATTTGAGCTAGAGGTTCCAGAAATCTTTGAAGGCGTAGTAGAGCTTAAGTCTGTAGCTCGTGAGCCGGGGATGCGTTCTAAAATCGCTGTATATAGTCGTGATGAAAATATTGATCCTGTAGGTGCTTGCGTAGGTCCTAAAGGGCAACGTGTACAACATATTGTTGATGAATTACACGATGAAAAAATAGACATTGTAAAATGGGATGAAGATCCAGCAATTTACATTGCTAACTCCTTAAGCCCTGCGAAGGTTGTATCGGTAGATGTAAGCGAAGAAGAAAAATCTTCATATGTAGTAGTACCTGATTACCAATTATCTTTAGCTATTGGTAAGGCTGGTCAAAATGCTCGTTTGGCGGCTAAGTTGACTAACTGGAAAATCGATATTAAAAGTGAAACTCAAGCTGCTGAAGAACCTTTTACAGGTTTCGGCAATGCTGAGGATGGTGAATAG
- the rnpM gene encoding RNase P modulator RnpM: protein MKPKSQPMRTCVGCGEPKEKRELIRLALSPDGNITIDRSGKAPGRGAYLCESMSCFEQAYKAKRLERSLKHSVSKEIYEALQRDLQENE, encoded by the coding sequence ATGAAACCAAAATCCCAACCTATGCGTACTTGCGTAGGATGTGGTGAACCTAAGGAAAAACGAGAATTGATTCGCTTAGCCTTGAGTCCTGACGGCAATATCACTATTGATCGCAGCGGTAAAGCACCAGGACGTGGAGCTTATTTATGTGAATCCATGTCATGTTTTGAGCAGGCCTATAAGGCAAAACGATTAGAACGGTCCTTAAAGCATAGCGTATCTAAAGAGATATATGAAGCGTTACAACGTGATTTACAAGAGAATGAGTAA
- a CDS encoding L7Ae/L30e/S12e/Gadd45 family ribosomal protein — MNEDKILNLLGLAQRAGKVISGDFIVEKAIKRKEPKLVLLASDCAANNEKKYTQLAETHHIPLHSIADKEALGTAIGKEVRVVVAVLDDGFAKALLKEIDR, encoded by the coding sequence ATGAATGAAGATAAAATTTTAAATCTCTTAGGCTTAGCGCAACGAGCAGGAAAAGTTATTTCTGGTGATTTTATCGTAGAAAAAGCTATAAAGAGAAAGGAACCGAAATTAGTACTTCTCGCTAGTGATTGTGCAGCCAATAATGAAAAGAAATATACTCAATTAGCAGAAACCCATCACATTCCACTTCACAGTATTGCCGATAAAGAGGCTTTAGGAACGGCCATTGGTAAGGAAGTTCGGGTAGTAGTCGCCGTACTAGATGATGGATTTGCAAAGGCATTACTTAAAGAGATTGATCGATAA
- the infB gene encoding translation initiation factor IF-2, whose product MSKKRVHEIAKEFGVESKQVISILQQHNINVTKAVNSVDDSGYEIVKKQLGKKSEAPKVAQKKEKKVESKSAPTAAHKQEAASHKQQHSNRSNEQKKDKHKQAGQKQDDQSKQKDHKKGNVRHVQISEPTRKSDGKQHGGDRANNRPNNTRNNDNRNNGRSNDVRNNDSRNNDNRNSDNRNNDNRNSNNDRRNKKNKKGGNNRPQSLLSTSMQKKKNRVKHRNEQYLQQKAEAERKAEAAIATEIELSGPLTVKDLAEKMGREVSEIIKKLMLLGVMASINQEVDVDTATIVAEEFGVTVTEVEPEEDPTDVIEIEDAPETLKPRPPVVTIMGHVDHGKTSLLDVIRQTNVTAGEAGGITQHIGAYQVRYKDNKITFLDTPGHEAFTAMRLRGAKSTDIAVLVVAADDGVMPQTIEAINHAKSADVPIIVAINKMDKPGANPDHVKQQLSEHGLLPEEWGGDVIMVPVSAKQKQGIDDLLENILLVAEVMELKANPNRKAYGVVIEAQLDKGRGAVCTVLVQKGSLRVGDTVLAGTAYGKVRAMTNERGEKVKVARPSMPVEILGFSEVPQAGEIINGMDDNEARAIAEKRVAKQRVQELQATHKVTLDDIFNQIQQGELKDLNIIIKADVQGSVEALRQSLEGIKNPEVRIVIVHAAVGAINESDIMLASASNAIVMGFNVRPDANVRRAAEQEKVDLRTYRVIYDAINDVESAMRGMLAPQFKEVVVGRAEVRQVISTPKAIVAGSYVTEGRITNDSEVRLIRDGIVVFEGKVDSLRRFKDEVKEVKTSFECGISLEGYRDIKEGDVIEAYLMEEIAPQL is encoded by the coding sequence ATGTCCAAAAAACGCGTTCATGAAATCGCCAAAGAGTTCGGCGTTGAAAGTAAGCAGGTCATTTCTATCTTGCAACAACATAATATTAATGTTACTAAAGCAGTTAATTCTGTAGATGATTCAGGTTATGAAATTGTAAAAAAACAATTAGGTAAAAAATCTGAAGCTCCTAAAGTAGCACAAAAAAAAGAAAAAAAGGTAGAATCGAAATCTGCTCCAACTGCAGCCCATAAACAGGAAGCTGCATCACATAAACAACAGCATTCAAATCGTTCTAACGAACAGAAAAAAGATAAACACAAACAAGCTGGTCAAAAACAAGACGATCAATCTAAACAAAAGGACCATAAAAAAGGCAATGTCCGTCATGTACAAATCTCTGAGCCTACACGCAAATCCGATGGTAAGCAACATGGTGGAGACCGTGCTAACAATCGCCCTAATAATACCCGCAATAATGATAACCGTAATAACGGTCGTTCTAATGATGTGCGTAACAATGACAGTCGAAACAACGATAATCGTAATAGCGACAACCGCAATAACGATAACCGCAATTCTAATAATGATCGCCGTAACAAGAAAAATAAAAAAGGTGGTAATAACCGCCCCCAATCCTTGTTATCTACATCTATGCAAAAAAAGAAAAATCGCGTAAAACATCGTAACGAGCAGTACCTACAACAAAAAGCAGAAGCTGAACGTAAAGCTGAAGCAGCAATTGCTACAGAAATTGAATTGAGCGGGCCTCTAACTGTTAAAGACTTAGCTGAAAAAATGGGTCGCGAAGTATCTGAAATCATCAAAAAATTGATGCTTTTAGGTGTTATGGCCAGCATTAACCAAGAGGTTGATGTAGATACAGCTACTATCGTGGCTGAAGAGTTCGGTGTAACTGTAACTGAAGTAGAACCTGAAGAAGACCCTACAGATGTTATTGAAATTGAAGATGCACCAGAAACATTAAAACCACGACCTCCTGTAGTAACTATCATGGGTCACGTTGACCATGGTAAAACATCCTTGTTGGACGTAATTCGTCAAACTAATGTAACAGCTGGCGAAGCTGGTGGTATCACTCAACATATTGGTGCGTACCAAGTTCGCTACAAGGATAATAAAATCACATTCCTTGATACACCAGGTCATGAAGCATTTACTGCTATGCGTCTACGCGGTGCGAAATCTACGGATATTGCAGTTCTTGTAGTCGCTGCCGACGACGGTGTAATGCCGCAAACTATCGAGGCTATTAATCATGCGAAGTCTGCAGATGTACCTATTATTGTAGCCATCAACAAAATGGATAAACCAGGTGCTAACCCAGACCATGTTAAACAACAATTGTCTGAACATGGCCTTTTACCAGAAGAATGGGGCGGCGATGTAATTATGGTTCCAGTATCTGCTAAACAAAAACAAGGTATTGATGACTTACTTGAAAATATCTTGCTCGTAGCAGAAGTTATGGAATTGAAAGCGAACCCTAACCGTAAGGCATATGGCGTAGTTATCGAGGCTCAACTTGATAAAGGTCGTGGTGCCGTATGTACTGTCTTGGTACAAAAAGGTTCTCTTCGTGTAGGTGATACAGTACTTGCTGGTACTGCATACGGTAAAGTACGTGCCATGACAAATGAGCGCGGTGAAAAAGTAAAAGTTGCTCGTCCATCTATGCCGGTAGAAATTTTGGGCTTCTCCGAAGTTCCACAAGCCGGTGAAATTATAAATGGTATGGATGACAACGAAGCACGTGCAATTGCTGAAAAACGTGTTGCTAAGCAACGGGTTCAAGAATTGCAAGCTACACATAAAGTTACATTAGATGATATTTTCAACCAAATTCAACAAGGCGAGTTGAAGGATCTTAATATTATCATCAAAGCCGATGTTCAAGGTTCTGTAGAAGCATTGCGTCAATCTTTAGAAGGCATCAAAAACCCTGAGGTTCGTATTGTTATTGTTCATGCTGCAGTAGGTGCCATTAATGAATCGGATATCATGTTGGCATCTGCATCTAATGCGATTGTAATGGGCTTCAACGTACGCCCTGATGCTAATGTTCGACGTGCAGCGGAACAAGAAAAGGTTGACTTGCGTACATATCGTGTAATTTATGATGCTATCAATGACGTTGAATCTGCTATGCGCGGTATGTTGGCGCCTCAATTTAAAGAGGTTGTCGTAGGTCGTGCAGAAGTGCGTCAGGTTATTTCCACACCAAAGGCTATTGTAGCTGGCTCTTATGTAACAGAAGGTCGTATTACTAACGACTCTGAAGTTCGTTTAATTCGTGACGGCATCGTTGTATTTGAAGGTAAGGTTGATTCTTTACGTCGATTTAAAGATGAAGTTAAGGAAGTTAAAACATCCTTTGAATGTGGTATCTCCTTAGAAGGATACCGCGATATTAAGGAAGGCGACGTTATTGAAGCTTACTTGATGGAAGAAATTGCACCTCAATTATAG
- the rbfA gene encoding 30S ribosome-binding factor RbfA produces MSDVRVRKLQEFIKQEVSQMLMRGLKDPRIGFTTITDVHVTGDLREATIYVSLFGSDKEKQDTLIALKHAAGHIRTELGKVLKLRHIPSITFDKDTSLDYSMHIESLLNEIKKDEETN; encoded by the coding sequence ATGAGTGATGTTCGTGTCAGAAAATTACAAGAATTTATCAAACAAGAGGTAAGTCAAATGTTGATGCGTGGATTGAAAGATCCTCGCATCGGTTTTACCACAATTACTGATGTTCATGTAACAGGTGATTTGCGTGAAGCTACGATTTATGTTTCCTTGTTTGGTTCCGATAAGGAAAAACAAGATACCCTTATCGCATTAAAGCATGCGGCTGGACATATTCGTACCGAGCTTGGAAAGGTACTTAAATTGCGACATATTCCTTCCATCACTTTTGATAAGGATACGTCCTTGGACTATAGCATGCATATTGAATCCCTTTTGAACGAAATTAAAAAGGACGAAGAAACAAATTAA
- a CDS encoding DHH family phosphoesterase, which translates to MSKITINQLHMALCEANSIMLTVHVRPDGDAIGSMVAFYEALVGQGKTVYMVVDDVVPEKYSFLRYTDHIHDVAYFETNQVDIDMLMVLDASTYERIGKVGALWSAPIFNIDHHISNTEFADYLYLKPDFAATGEIVTDLCTKWNWPITESMGIALYMAIATDCGFFKFSNTTANTLEMAAKCVAAGARPNVISETIEAVSASRLELTKQVMQTIEFHKNNTVATIELNRDAMNILGDDTDGFVDIIRNVDTVDVAILLKAEADNRTRVSLRSKGIDVNAVASHFGGGGHIRAAGCTINLPLQEAKQALIEVI; encoded by the coding sequence ATGAGTAAGATTACTATTAATCAATTACATATGGCTCTGTGTGAAGCTAATTCTATTATGCTAACCGTCCATGTTAGACCTGATGGCGATGCTATCGGATCCATGGTTGCCTTTTACGAAGCCCTTGTGGGGCAAGGTAAAACTGTATATATGGTAGTAGATGATGTAGTTCCTGAGAAGTACTCATTCTTACGGTATACGGACCACATCCATGATGTCGCCTATTTTGAAACTAATCAAGTTGATATTGATATGCTAATGGTTTTGGATGCTAGCACGTATGAGCGAATTGGCAAAGTAGGTGCACTCTGGAGTGCACCTATTTTTAATATAGACCACCATATTTCTAATACGGAATTTGCGGATTATCTATATTTAAAGCCTGACTTTGCTGCTACTGGTGAAATTGTTACCGACTTATGTACAAAATGGAATTGGCCTATCACTGAGTCTATGGGTATCGCGTTATATATGGCGATAGCTACGGACTGCGGTTTCTTTAAGTTTAGTAATACTACGGCGAATACCCTTGAGATGGCTGCTAAATGTGTAGCTGCAGGGGCTAGACCAAATGTTATTTCTGAAACCATTGAAGCCGTATCTGCCAGTCGCTTAGAATTAACAAAACAAGTTATGCAAACTATCGAGTTTCATAAAAATAATACAGTGGCCACTATCGAGCTAAATCGTGATGCCATGAATATTCTTGGCGATGATACAGATGGTTTTGTAGACATTATTAGAAATGTTGATACTGTAGATGTGGCAATTTTATTAAAAGCAGAAGCTGATAATAGAACACGTGTAAGTTTACGTTCTAAAGGTATTGATGTGAACGCTGTAGCAAGCCATTTTGGTGGAGGTGGTCACATTCGTGCTGCTGGATGTACTATTAATTTGCCGTTACAAGAAGCAAAACAGGCTCTCATTGAGGTGATTTAA
- a CDS encoding tRNA pseudouridine synthase B has protein sequence MDGILPFLKPPGITSHDAVAICRRILKEKRIGHSGTLDPMAYGVLPVFLGKATRLIEYTEDFDKTYVAECKLGTFTDTEDSSGQTVLPDTNMVLRDGVVLNQAIQSTEISATMVKPSFEELVSILKKFAGIQDQRPSKYSAIKVNGIRAYEYARKGIPVELPLRQIHIKNIELIAYGFPFFTVRVTCTGGTYIRSLLRDICIALGIPGTMTSLARTQVGPFDIGSAKMAEEIMLHGKSLLLPTDAAVSHLSKVTVNSVQLRMMVQGKELPIEREFSFTEPDNFYRAYGPLGFIGIMRRTNHSLKVEKNIFIEG, from the coding sequence ATGGATGGCATTTTACCATTTTTAAAACCTCCTGGTATTACGAGTCATGATGCCGTTGCTATTTGTCGTCGTATTTTAAAAGAAAAGCGCATTGGTCATAGTGGTACATTAGATCCTATGGCTTATGGTGTATTGCCTGTATTTCTTGGCAAGGCTACTCGCCTTATAGAATACACCGAGGATTTTGATAAAACTTATGTAGCAGAATGTAAATTGGGTACTTTTACAGATACTGAAGATAGCTCAGGACAAACTGTATTGCCAGATACTAATATGGTATTGCGTGATGGCGTTGTATTGAATCAAGCTATTCAATCTACAGAGATCTCAGCAACTATGGTTAAACCAAGCTTTGAAGAACTGGTTAGTATCTTGAAAAAATTTGCAGGTATTCAGGACCAAAGACCGTCTAAGTATTCAGCTATTAAAGTAAACGGCATTCGAGCTTATGAATATGCCCGTAAAGGTATTCCTGTGGAGCTACCATTACGCCAAATTCATATTAAAAATATTGAGCTCATTGCTTATGGATTCCCTTTTTTCACGGTTCGCGTGACATGCACAGGGGGGACTTATATTCGCTCATTATTACGCGATATTTGTATTGCTTTAGGTATTCCTGGCACTATGACTTCTTTGGCACGTACTCAAGTAGGGCCTTTTGACATCGGTTCCGCTAAGATGGCTGAAGAGATAATGCTACATGGTAAAAGCCTTTTGTTACCAACGGATGCGGCGGTTTCTCATCTTTCAAAAGTGACTGTAAATAGTGTACAATTAAGGATGATGGTGCAAGGGAAGGAATTACCTATTGAAAGGGAATTTTCTTTTACCGAGCCAGATAATTTTTATAGAGCCTATGGACCTCTTGGTTTCATAGGTATTATGAGACGAACAAACCACTCATTAAAGGTGGAAAAAAATATTTTTATTGAAGGATAA
- a CDS encoding bifunctional riboflavin kinase/FAD synthetase codes for MKQIHSFDELRQIKDTKVYALGTFDGIHRGHQRVIRKAVEEATSINGVSIIITFEHHPLTILHPERVPKRVIQEEIMDTVLEELKVDYILRLPMTEALLKMTADEFLHDLCNDMNVEAIVIGENFTFGAKGLGNPEYMKKVVADKNIRVLVQPLLPCDGRSTPISSTEIRKAIHEGRLEDANHWLGRPFQFKGTVIKGDQRGRTLGFPTLNLLLPNEMATPPDGVYANRVCIGGIWYDGVGNIGDNPTFRNQYHRCEVHVFNFDQDIYGKEVIVQFISYIRGEVKFNNLQDLIDQMKVDEEQALAILANA; via the coding sequence ATGAAGCAAATACATTCGTTTGATGAACTACGTCAAATCAAAGATACAAAAGTATATGCCCTTGGTACCTTTGATGGCATTCATCGAGGTCATCAACGAGTTATACGTAAGGCTGTTGAAGAGGCTACATCAATCAATGGCGTAAGTATTATCATTACCTTTGAACATCATCCGTTGACTATATTACATCCAGAACGAGTACCTAAACGGGTGATTCAAGAAGAGATTATGGATACTGTGCTAGAAGAGCTCAAAGTTGACTATATTTTACGATTACCTATGACTGAAGCATTATTAAAAATGACTGCAGATGAATTCTTACATGATCTCTGCAATGATATGAATGTGGAAGCTATTGTAATTGGTGAAAACTTTACATTTGGTGCAAAGGGGCTTGGCAATCCAGAATATATGAAAAAAGTGGTAGCGGATAAGAATATACGAGTTCTTGTACAGCCTTTACTGCCATGTGATGGTCGTAGTACACCTATTTCTAGTACAGAAATTAGAAAGGCTATTCATGAAGGACGTTTGGAGGATGCAAATCATTGGCTAGGTAGGCCATTCCAGTTTAAAGGAACTGTGATTAAAGGTGATCAACGGGGACGCACATTAGGATTTCCAACATTAAATCTATTACTTCCTAATGAAATGGCTACACCTCCAGATGGAGTCTATGCTAATCGTGTATGTATTGGTGGTATTTGGTATGATGGGGTAGGCAATATTGGAGATAATCCAACCTTTAGAAATCAGTACCATAGATGTGAAGTACACGTTTTTAACTTTGACCAGGATATATATGGAAAAGAAGTGATTGTACAGTTCATTTCTTATATTAGAGGAGAAGTTAAATTTAATAACTTACAAGACCTTATCGATCAAATGAAGGTAGATGAAGAACAGGCTCTAGCTATTTTAGCTAATGCATAA
- a CDS encoding shikimate kinase translates to MDIKEARKQIDSIDSVLVTEFEKRLTLIKEIGKYKDEHHLPLIDEERDESIIALHTQNCKDKVLAPYVENYIKTVVSMSNEFLKEHMHKHIFLIGMPGAGKTTVGKVLAKELGRDFFDLDQTIQDKVGKSVQNIYIYDGKDAFSEYEYATIKELIHNKPSVIATGGGTVTYNKTVKLMRNNGLVVFVNRDVNHILDDLDLEIRPLVKESIEYIFNVYEERYPLYEKVAHIKIGNEGSITDAVQEIIEALPNTEK, encoded by the coding sequence ATGGATATTAAAGAAGCTCGAAAACAGATAGATAGTATTGATTCTGTATTAGTTACGGAGTTTGAAAAGCGACTCACATTGATTAAAGAAATTGGTAAATATAAGGATGAACATCATTTACCACTTATTGATGAAGAACGGGACGAAAGTATCATTGCTTTACATACTCAAAATTGTAAAGATAAAGTTTTAGCACCTTATGTTGAAAATTATATAAAAACCGTCGTTTCTATGAGTAATGAGTTCTTAAAAGAACACATGCATAAGCATATTTTTCTCATTGGTATGCCTGGCGCAGGTAAGACTACTGTTGGTAAGGTTCTAGCTAAAGAGTTGGGGCGAGATTTTTTTGACTTAGACCAAACGATTCAAGACAAAGTGGGTAAATCTGTTCAAAATATCTATATTTACGATGGTAAAGATGCTTTCAGTGAATATGAATATGCTACAATTAAAGAATTAATTCATAATAAACCATCTGTCATTGCTACAGGTGGCGGTACGGTTACCTATAACAAAACTGTTAAATTGATGCGCAATAATGGTCTTGTTGTATTTGTTAACCGCGATGTAAATCATATTTTAGATGATTTGGATCTAGAGATTCGTCCGCTTGTAAAAGAAAGTATCGAATATATTTTTAATGTATATGAAGAACGATATCCTTTATATGAAAAAGTAGCACATATTAAAATTGGTAACGAAGGCAGTATTACCGATGCAGTGCAAGAAATTATTGAAGCCTTGCCGAATACGGAGAAATAA
- the recD2 gene encoding SF1B family DNA helicase RecD2 has product MDAIRGFVYRTIYENTQRTYCVFILKDYNEEYITCTGKFESPKEGEDIEVRGRYVEHEKYGRQFDASSVEKLKPDNMGAAKTYLLNLGIKGFGEKSVEKVLEYFGIRILEILREERPEEIKDVPGLRKSVKDELFNTLLGEGILSDLNHFFESHHISSKWSRIVYTYYGVQSVAVIEDNPYTLLRVAPDMLFGTADTLAEHLGINGSDTRRLEAGLEWILRSLDNQGHTCLPVDQLIGRLDDLLQTDVDDIANFIESLLEQGALYSTYYEDILYIYPPEMYVSEVEGVHYTREFLLQADPIALDISSFIEKFERDNYITFGDAQKEAIQLSFFEKFSLITGGPGTGKTTIIKALVKGFQLGGLGRIILCAPTGRAAKRLTEATEFEATTIHRLLVPVQGSDSYDFTKNEDDPLDIDVIIIDEASMLNVRLFYSLMAAIPKEAHVIIVGDVDQLPPIGAGFVLKDLLDSDCVPYTRLNQIYRQSSGNTIVESAYAINRGEMPNLEGVSEEFSFIPVKSYDMMMKAIIDVYKREQETIEDELDIQIISPMRRGEAGSTLISQYVQQAVNPPDSYKGEVRVNGITYRVGDKVIQILNDYELEVFNGEIGVIYAITRTDICIRFIHKEVRLPIDEAHMIMPAYAITVHKSQGSEYGVVIIPFVPRYGGMLQRNLLYTAVTRAKRKVIIVGTTSAVERAVRTVNADERYTLFKERLQGRCDS; this is encoded by the coding sequence ATGGACGCCATACGAGGATTTGTATACCGAACTATATATGAGAATACACAACGTACATATTGCGTGTTTATCCTAAAAGATTATAATGAGGAATACATTACTTGTACTGGCAAATTTGAGTCTCCTAAAGAAGGGGAAGACATCGAAGTACGGGGCCGCTATGTAGAACATGAAAAGTACGGCCGCCAATTTGATGCGAGCAGTGTTGAAAAGTTAAAACCTGATAATATGGGTGCTGCCAAGACTTATTTGTTGAATCTAGGAATAAAAGGTTTTGGTGAAAAATCCGTAGAGAAGGTACTAGAGTATTTCGGTATTCGTATTTTAGAAATTTTACGGGAAGAACGTCCAGAAGAGATTAAGGATGTTCCAGGTCTCCGAAAGAGTGTTAAGGATGAATTATTTAATACCTTACTTGGTGAAGGTATTTTATCCGATTTAAATCATTTTTTTGAAAGTCATCACATTTCATCGAAATGGAGTCGCATTGTATATACCTATTATGGTGTGCAGTCAGTTGCAGTTATAGAGGATAATCCTTATACATTATTACGTGTAGCACCGGATATGCTCTTTGGTACGGCCGATACACTAGCAGAGCATCTTGGTATTAATGGTAGTGATACACGCCGTTTAGAGGCTGGTTTAGAATGGATTCTACGTAGTTTAGATAATCAAGGTCATACATGTTTACCAGTAGACCAACTTATCGGTCGACTTGACGATTTATTACAAACTGATGTAGATGATATTGCGAACTTTATTGAAAGTTTGCTGGAACAAGGTGCACTGTATAGTACGTATTATGAAGACATCTTATATATCTATCCGCCAGAGATGTATGTTTCTGAAGTGGAAGGGGTCCACTATACTCGTGAGTTTCTATTACAAGCTGATCCAATAGCATTAGATATTTCTAGTTTTATTGAAAAGTTTGAACGAGACAACTACATTACTTTTGGTGATGCTCAAAAAGAAGCTATACAGCTCTCATTTTTTGAAAAGTTTTCTCTTATAACTGGTGGTCCTGGTACAGGTAAAACAACTATCATCAAGGCGCTAGTAAAAGGTTTCCAACTCGGTGGATTGGGGCGCATTATACTTTGTGCTCCTACGGGACGTGCTGCAAAGCGTCTGACCGAGGCCACTGAGTTTGAAGCTACTACAATTCATCGTCTATTGGTACCTGTTCAAGGTAGTGACTCCTATGACTTTACAAAGAATGAAGATGATCCTCTAGATATAGATGTCATTATCATCGATGAAGCATCTATGCTTAATGTGCGTTTATTCTATTCTTTGATGGCTGCTATTCCAAAGGAAGCCCATGTCATTATTGTGGGTGACGTAGATCAATTACCACCTATAGGTGCTGGGTTCGTATTAAAAGATTTATTAGATAGTGATTGTGTGCCCTATACACGACTTAATCAGATTTATCGTCAAAGCTCTGGTAATACTATCGTTGAAAGTGCTTACGCAATTAACCGTGGTGAAATGCCTAACCTGGAAGGTGTGAGCGAAGAGTTTTCTTTTATTCCTGTTAAATCTTATGATATGATGATGAAAGCCATCATTGATGTATATAAACGTGAACAAGAGACGATAGAGGATGAATTAGATATTCAAATTATTTCTCCTATGCGCCGTGGTGAAGCAGGTAGTACATTGATATCACAATATGTACAACAAGCCGTAAACCCTCCAGACAGCTATAAGGGAGAAGTTCGTGTCAATGGCATTACGTATCGCGTTGGGGATAAGGTTATTCAAATTCTCAATGATTATGAGTTAGAAGTGTTTAATGGCGAAATTGGCGTTATCTATGCTATTACGCGGACCGATATTTGTATTCGATTTATCCATAAAGAGGTTCGTCTACCTATCGATGAAGCACATATGATTATGCCTGCTTATGCTATTACAGTTCATAAGAGTCAAGGTAGTGAGTATGGTGTAGTTATTATTCCATTTGTTCCACGTTATGGTGGCATGTTACAACGTAATTTGTTGTATACTGCTGTTACACGGGCAAAGCGTAAAGTAATCATCGTTGGTACTACGAGCGCAGTTGAACGTGCTGTGCGTACTGTTAATGCCGATGAACGTTACACATTGTTTAAAGAACGACTACAAGGGAGATGTGATTCGTAA